AAAAACTTGTCAACGATGGCCATGCCCATAACATCAAGAGTGCTAAAAGAATGGTAGAAAGAGTACGGCCAGAGGTCTGGGATGTGTTAGAGGAAGTAATTAAAGAACATCCGGTTCTCTTAAACCGTGCCCCAACTCTACACCGGTTAGGTATCCAGGCCTTTGAACCGGTATTGGTGGAAGGCCGGGCCATTAAGATTCATCCCATGGTATGTACTGCCTACAACGCGGACTTTGACGGTGACCAAATGGCTGTGCACGTACCGCTGTCTGCCGAAGCACAGGCCGAAGCCAGACTGCTAATGCTGGCTGCCAACAACATCCTTAACCCGAAGGATGGCAAGCCGGTGGCCAGTCCCACCCAGGACATGGTTTTAGGTTGCTATTACCTGACCATGCAAAAGGATGGAGCTAAGGGCGAGGGCAGTATCTTTAAAGATGAGCAGGAAGCTATCCTGGCCTACGATAACGGAGCAGTTTCTCTGCATGCACTGGTCACGGTTCGCCGTAAGAACGGTGAGAGAATACAAACAACCGTTGGTAGAATCATCTTTAATGAAGTAATTCCGGATAAGCTGGGCTTTATCAATAAAGTATGCGATAAGAAAACTCTCAGCAAGATTGTCGCCGATTGTTATCGTAAGCTGGGTAATGCCCATACCGCAGAAACACTGGATGGTATAAAAGCTTTGGGTTATAAATACTCCACCCAGGCGGGTATTACCATTGGTGTGGCTGACATCACCATTCCGGAAGCGAAAAAAGAAATTTTGAACAAAGCCGAAGAACAGGTTAATAAAATTGAAACCCAATTCCGGCGGGGTCTCATTACTGAGGATGAACGCTATCGTAAAGTAATTGGCATTTGGAATGATGCCACGGATAAAGTAACCAAAGCCCTTATGGACAGCTTAGATAGATTTAATAACGTGTACATGATGGCTACCTCCGGTGCCCGTGGTAACATTCAGCAGATTCGTCAGCTGGCCGGCATGCGTGGTTTGATGGCTGACCCATCGGGTAGAATTATTGACTTGCCCATTAAAGCCAACTTCCGGGAAGGCCTGACCGTATTAGAATACTTTATCTCCACTCACGGTGCCCGGAAAGGTTTGGCGGATACAGCCCTGCGTACCGCCGACTCAGGTTATCTAACCCGTCGTCTGGTGGATGTGGCTCAAGACGTAATTGTCCGGGAAGATGATTGCGGTACCACCGAAGGGGTGGAAGTTACTGAAATCAGAGACGGTACGGAAACCATTGAAAAACTTGCTGAACGCCTGGAAGGCCGCGTTCCTATGGAACCAGTGGTTCATCCAGAAACCGGCGAAGTGATTATCTCCCAGGAGCAAGTTGACAACCACGGTCTGATTACTGAAGAACAAGCCCAGGCCATTCAGGAGGCAGGCATTACTAAGGTTAAGATACGTTCCGTTATTACCTGTAAAACTCGCTATGGCGTTTGCAAGCATTGTTACGGCAAAAACTTAGCCACCGGCGGTGCCATCGATATTGGTGAAGCAGTGGGCATCATTGCCGCCCAGTCCATCGGCGAACCAGGTACCCAGCTGACCATGCGTACCTTCCACACCGGTGGTGTAGCCGGAGACGATATTACCCAAGGTCTTCCCAGGGTTGAGGAATTATTTGAAGCCCGTCGACCTAAAGGTCAGGCCATTGTTTGCGAAGAAGACGGCGTAGTAGCTATTAGGGAAGTGAAGGGACGCCGCGAAATAGAGATTACTAAGGCTAACGGCGAAAAGAATGTCTATGCGGTGCCCTACGGTGCTCGCCTCAAAGTCAAAGAGGGTCAGTTTGTGGAAGCAGGGGACGAACTAACAGAGGGTTCTGTCAACCCGCACGATCTATTAAAGATCAAAGGTCCCTCCGGCGTACAGATTTACCTGCTGCAGGAAGTACAGCGAGTCTATCGCTTGCAGGGTGTGGAAATTAATGATAAACACATCGAAGTAATGATTCGTCAGATGCTGCGCAAGGTAAAAGTTGAGGAAGCCGGCGATACCGAACTGCTGCCCGGCGGACTGATCGACGTCTTTGAATTTGAAGAAGAGAACCGCAAGGTTATTGAACAGGGCGGCGAACCGGCGGTGGCCAAACCGGTACTGCTGGGTATCACCAAGGCATCCTTGGCCACAGACTCCTTCCTCTCCGCTGCTTCCTTCCAAGAGACCACCAGGGTATTAACTGAAGCAGCCATCAAAGGTAAGATGGATCCGCTGCTCGGCTTAAAGGAAAACGTTATTATTGGCAAACTTGTACCTGCCGGCACCGGTATGTCACGCTACCGTAATATAGAAGTGATTTCCGATAAAGAACAAGAGGCTGAAGATAATCGTGACATACTTTTACCCATGGGTGATGACCAGTTGGTAGCAGCAGAAAAAAGTGAGGATTTTGACCTGGTTCTAGAAAAATAACCCATCAAGAACTAAAACTACAAATTCTTGACATGGGCTAATATTAAGTGATATTATATGTAAGTGTTTTATTGGTGGAGGTGGGATTACCATGTCTTTAGAGCCGCTGAAGACAGCGCGCAAAAAGACAATAGGCGCAAAACAAACCGCAAAAGCAGTGGAAAGACAACAGGCAAAACAGGTTTTCTGGGCTGCTGATGCAGAAGCTCGCGTGGTTGATCCCATTCTCCGGAACTGTTCTTCTAAAAATATACCAACTATAAAAGTAGACAGCATGAAAGAATTGGGCAGAGCCTGCAACATTGAGGTGGGCTGTGCTATTGCTGCTATTATTGAATTTTAACGCAGTACTTCGAGAGGAGGTGTAGAGAGTATGCCTACCATTAACCAGCTTATTCGCAAGGGTCGTGAGGAGGTTACCTACAAGTCTGATTCTCCCGCCCTCAAAGAATGTCCTCAAAAGCGTGGCGTTTGCACAAGGGTTTATACTACAACCCCTAAAAAGCCCAACTCTGCCCTGCGCAAAGTAGCCCGTGTTCGCTTGACTAACGGCATTGAGGTAACATCTTACATTCCGGGTATTGGCCACAACCTGCAGGAGCACTCCGTAGTACTGGTCCGTGGTGGTCGTGTGAAAGACCTGCCTGGCGTACGTTACCACATTGTTCGCGGCGCGCTGGATTCTGCCGGTGTGCAAAACCGTAATCGCGGTCGCTCCAAGTATGGGGCTAAACGTCCTAAGAAATAATATGATTGCTTATTAAAGTTTAAATATGAAAGAATTATTGCGTAAAGGGGGGAAAATTAGTGCCAAGAAGAGGTGGAATCCCCAAACGGGAAGTGTTGCCGGATCCTGTATACGGTAGCAAAGTAGTTGCTAAACTGATAAACCAAGTCATGCTAGACGGTAAACGCGGCATCGCCGAAAGAATCGTTTACGAGGCTTTTGATATTGTTCGCGAAAAGACTGGCAAGAATCCCTTGGAAGTCTTTGACGCTGCTATGAAGAATGTAATGCCCGTATTGGAAGTTAAAGCTCGCCGGGTAGGTGGTGCTAACTACCAAGTTCCAGTGGAAGTTCGGCCAGAACGTCGCCAAACTTTAGGTATTCGTTGGCTTACCAACTACACCCGCAAGCGTGCTGGCAGGACCATGGCAGAAAAACTGGCTGCCGAATTGATGGATGCAGCAAACAACGTAGGCGCAACAGTTAAGAAACGTGAAGATACACATAAAATGGCGGAGGCCAACAAGGCATTTGCTCACTACAGGTGGTAAGGGGGAATCATTATGGCCCGACAGTTTCCGTTGGAAAGAACCCGCAACATAGGCATAATGGCCCATATTGATGCCGGAAAAACCACTACCACAGAGCGTATTTTGTTCTACACCGGGAAAGTTCACAAGATTGGTGAAACACATGACGGCGCAGCTACCATGGACTGGATGGTCCAGGAGCAGGAGCGTGGTATTACCATCACCTCTGCTGCTACAACCGCCCAGTGGAATAACCATCGTATAAATATTATAGACACACCCGGCCACGTGGATTTTACAGTTGAAGTAGAACGTTCGCTAAGGGTGTTAGATGGTGCAGTTGCTGTGTTCTGTTCGGTCGGTGGGGTAGAGCCCCAATCTGAAACTGTCTGGAGACAGGCCGATAAGTACGGCGTGCCCAGAATTGCTTACATTAACAAAATGGATCGTGTTGGTGCTGATTTCTTTAACGGCATGAACATGATCAGGGAACGCCTGGGTGCTAACCCAGTGGCGATCCAACTACCCATTGGTAGCGAGGATCGATTCAAAGGAATTGTAGATCTGGTAACTAACAAAGCTATTATTTATGTCGATGATCTGGGTACCAAGAGTGAGGCTACTGATATTCCTGCCGATATGGCAGAGTTGGTGGCAGAGTACCGGGAGAAACTGCTGGAAGCAGTGGCTGAGTCCGATGAAGAATTAATGATGAAGTACCTTGAGGGTGAAGAGCTTACAGAGGAAGAAATTAAGTTAGCCATTCGTAAAGCTACCCTCGCTGTCAAGATTACACCGGTACTTTGCGGTTCTTCCTTTAAAAACAAGGGTGTGCAGCCTTTGTTGGATGCCATTGTGGATTATCTGCCGGCACCCACCGATGTGCCGGCTATTCAAGGGGTTAACCCCGACACAGGGGCGGAAGATCAAAGAATCTCCAGTGACGCTGAGCCTTTCTCGGCCCTGGCTTTCAAGATTATGACCGACCCTTATGTGGGTAAACTAACCTACTTCCGGGTATATTCCGGTGTCTTACACTCCGGTTCCTATGTTTACAACTCCACTAAAGGCAAGAGAGAACGTATCGGTCGTATTCTCCAGATGCACGCCAACCACCGGGAAGAAATTCCCGAGGTATATGCCGGAGATATTGCGGCGGCTGTGGGTTTGAAGGATACAACCACCGGCGATACTCTCTGCGATGATAAACACCCCATTATTCTGGAGTCCATGGACTTCCCTGATCCGGTCATTCAAGTGGCCATCGAGCCCAAGACTAAGGCGGATCAGGACAAAATGGGTGTTGCCCTAAATAAACTCTCTGAGGAAGATCCCACCTTTAGGGTGCATACCGATGAAGAAACCGGTCAAACCATCATTGCTGGTATGGGCGAACTTCATTTAGAGATTATTGTGGATCGCCTTATGCGTGAGTTTAAAGTGGATGCTAACGTAGGTCGGCCCCAGGTTGCTTACAAAGAAACCATTCGCAAAGCAGTTAAAGCCGAAGGTAAATTTGTACGGCAATCAGGTGGTAAAGGTCAATACGGCCATGTTTGGATTGAGTTGGAACCTCTGGAGCCAGGTGGCGCAGGGTATGAATTTGTCAACAAGATTGTTGGTGGGGTTGTACCCAAAGAATACATTACACCCGTTGATAACGGTATTAGAGAAGCCATGGAAAACGGTATTTTAGCCGGCTATCCCATGGTGGACATTAAAGCCACACTCTTCGATGGATCTTACCACGAGGTTGACTCTTCAGAAATGGCCTTTAAAATTGCCGGCTCCATGGCCTTTAAGAATGGTGCCCAAAAGGCAGAACCAGTCCTGCTGGAGCCCATCTTTAAAGTAGAGGTAACTGTTCCCGAGGAATATCTCGGTGATGTTATCGGAGACCTCAACAGCCGTCGGGGACGCATTGAAGAAATGAACCAACGTGCCAATGCACGAATTGTAACTGCCTATGTACCTCTTTCGGAAATGTTTGGTTATGCCACCGACTTGCGTTCCAAGACCCAGGGTCGTGGCACCTACAGTATGCAGCATGACCACTATGAAGAGGTGCCCAAGAATATTGCTGAAGGCATTATTGCTAAGAGAAATGGTTAATTGATAGAAAAATCCCCATATGTGCAAGGAGGAAAGTATAAAATGGCTAAAGCTAAATTTGAACGTACCAAACCCCACGTTAACATTGGTACCATTGGTCACGTAGACCATGGTAAAACCACTCTGACCGCAGCTATTACCATTGTTTTGTCAACCATTGGCGGCGCTGCTGTAAGACGTTATGACGAAATCGACAACGCTCCCGAAGAGCGTGAACGTGGTATTACCATTAACACCTCCCACGTTGAATATGAAACCGCTAACCGTCACTATGCCCACGTTGACTGCCCCGGTCACGCTGACTATGTTAAGAACATGATTACCGGTGCTGCTCAAATGGACGGTGCCATCCTGGTTGTATCTGCCGCTGACGGCCCCATGCCTCAAACCCGTGAGCACATCCTGCTCTCTCGTCAGGTAGGCGTACCCTACATCGTAGTATTCTTAAATAAAGCCGATATGGTTGACGATCCCGAACTGCTTGAACTGGTAGACATGGAAGTTCGTGAACTGCTCAACTCCTATGAATTCCCTGGCGATGACACCCCCATCGTAGCCGGCTCCGGCCTGAAAGCTCTGGAATGTGGCTGCGGTAAGCGCGAGTGCGAATGGTGTGGCAAGATTTGGGAACTGATGGACAATGTAGACAAGTACATTCCTACTCCCGAACGTGCAGTAGATAAGCCCTTCCTGATGCCCGTAGAAGACGTGTTCTCCATCACCGGTCGTGGTACTGTAGCCACCGGTCGTGTAGAGCGTGGTCAAGTAAAAGTACAAGATGAAGTAGAAATCGTAGGTCTCAATGATAAGCCTCGTAAGACTGTAGTAACCGGCGTAGAAATGTTCCGCAAACTGCTGGACTATGCCCAAGCTGGTGATAACATTGGTACTCTGCTGCGCGGTGTAGACCGTAAAGAAATTGAACGTGGTCAAGTACTGGCTAAGCCTGGCAGCATTAAGCCTCACACCAAATACTCTGCGGAAGTATATGTACTGACCAAAGAAGAAGGTGGCCGTCACACCCCATTCTTTAACGGCTATCGTCCTCAATTCTACTTCCGTACCACCGACGTAACCGGCGTTGTTCAACTGCCTGAGGGTGTAGAAATGGTTATGCCCGGTGACAACATTAAAGTAGACGTTGACCTGATTACCCCCATCGCTATCGAAGAAGGTCTGCGCTTTGCTATTCGTGAAGGCGGCCGTACCGTAGGCGCTGGTGTAGTAACCGGTATTCGCGAATAATTTAGATGTTCGAAATTCGAAGTTCGAAGTTCGAAAAAGGAATCCAGAGGAGTGCCTGGCTCGAACCTCGAACCCGAACCTCGAACAGCTAGAACGACTAGCGATGAAGTGGAAGGTTGCTCAAAGTGCGAGGGAATTTTCATGGAGCAGTCCGCAAATCGGACGAAGGGAGAGTAAGCCATTATGAAAAACCAAAAAATTAGAATTAGACTTAAGGCCTTTGATCATCAAATGCTTGATCAGTCTGCTACCAAGATTGTAGACACAGCCAAGCGGACCGGTGCTCAGGTTGCAGGTCCTGTACCCCTGCCAACCGAAAAAAGCATTTATACCATTTTGCGTTCCCCCCATGTCAACAAAGACTCCCGGGAACAATTTGAAATGCGTGTACACAAACGTTTGATTGATATTCTTGAACCCACCCCGAAGACTGTGGACGCTCTTATGCGCCTAGATCTGCCTGCCGGCGTGGACATTGAAATCAAGCTGTAATTTACCCCGACAGTGTATGTTGGGAGCCGGGTTACTACAATCGGCTTCTAACCTCTGACTATAACAGGAGGTGTTAACCATGCCAAAAGGTATTCTTGGCAAGAAAGTTGGCATGACCCAGATCTTTACTGAAGCAGGTATTGCCATACCGGTAACAGTTGTAGAAGCTGGCCCATGCTATGTAGTACAAAAGAAAACCCCCGAGAATGATGGTTACAGTGCAATACAATTAGGTTTTGGCGAAAAGCGTGAAAACCTGTTGAACAAACCCACCAAGGGTCACTTAACTAAAGCCGGTGTACGTCCGGTTCGTTTCTTGCGGGAAATCAAAGTAGAAAATATTGACGAATATCAAGTTGGTCAAGAGATTAAAGCGGACATCTTTGCCCAAGGTGAAAAGGTGGACGTTGTAGGAACTTCCAAAGGACGCGGTTTTGCCGGTGGTATTAAACGTCACAACTTCCATCGTGGACCCATGGCCCATGGTTCCAAGTATCACCGTCGGCCCGGTTCCTCCGCAGCCAAAGGCCCTGCTCGGACCTTTAAAGGCAGAAAGCTCCCCGGCCATTATGGTGTGGATCGGGTAACCGTGCAGAATCTTGAAGTAGTTAAGGTTGATGCTGAACGCAATCTGCTTGCCATTAAAGGTGCCGTACCCGGACCACGGGGTGGCCTACTACTGGTTAAAAACAGCGTCAAAGCCAAGTAGCGTGACGCAGCGAAAGGAGGACTGTGAAGAATGCCTAAAGTAGCTTTATATAACATCAGTGGCCAACAGGTGGGCGAAGTGGAGCTCAAGGACGAAGTTTTTGGCATAGAGCCCCATGAAGCCGTACTGTTTGACGCAGTCACCATGCAATTGGCCTGCCAGCGTCAAGGAACCCATGATACCAAAACCAGAGCTGAGGTAAGAGGCGGTGGACGTAAACCCTGGCGTCAAAAGGGAACCGGTCGTGCCAGAGTTGGCAGCACCAGATCCCCCATCTGGCGTAAAGGTGGTATTGTCTTTGGCCCCCATCCCCGGGATTATTCCTACTCTCTGCCTAAGAAAGTGCGTAGACTGGCTCTCAAGTCTGCTCTTTCCAGCAAGGTATTGGAACAAAACATCATTGTCTTGGATCAACTGACACTGGATGCTCCCAAGACTAAAGAAATGGTTAGCATTTTAAACAACCTCAAAGTAAACAAAGCTTTGGTTGTAACCGCTGACCGGGATCTGAACGTAGAAAAATCTGCCCGTAATATTGAGGGTGTTAAGCCACTCAAAGCAGCAGGTGTCAATGTTTATGATCTGTTGAAATACCCCAAGCTAGTAATTACTAAGGACGCCGTTGCCAAGATTGAGGAGGTGCTGGCGTAATGAAAAATCCACGCGACATCCTCATTAAGCCGGTGGTAACCGAAAAAAGTACCGGTTTGTTAGCAGAAAACAAGTATACCTTTATTGTTGATATAAATGCTAATAAAACAGAAATTAAAAAGGCTGTTGAGGATATCTTTAAAGTTAAAGTAGAAAATGTTAACACCATGCGGGTGAAGGGAAAGTTGAAGCGTGTTCGCCAATTCACCGGCAGAACCCCTGAACGTAAGAAAGCAATCGTAACCTTAAAAGATGGCGACAAGATCGAGATCTTTGAAGGACTGTAAGGAGGGAAGCCCAGGTGGCAGTAAAAATCTATAAACCTACCTCACCTGGCCGCCGGTTTGTTACCGTCCCCGACTTTAGCGAGATCACCAAGTCTGAACCTGAAAAATCTCTGCTGGAGCCTCTTAAGAAGAACGGAGGACGCAATGCCCAGGGCCGATTAACCGTGCGGCACCAGGGTGGTGGCCATAAGCGGATGTACCGCATTATTGATTTCAAGCGCAACAAAGATGGCGTTCCCGCCAAAGTTGCTGCCATTGAATATGATCCTAATCGTTCCGCTCGTATTGCCTTGCTGCATTATGTGGACGGTGAAAAACGTTACATTCTGGCCCCTGTGGGTCTGGAAGTTGGTATGATCATTGAATCTGGTCCGGAGTCAGACATCAAAGTTGGTAACTGCTTACCACTGAGGAATATTCCTGTTGGTACCATGGTACACAACATTGAACTGTATCCCGGAGCAGGAGCCCAATTGGTACGTTCAGCCGGTGCTGCTGCCCAGCTGATGGCTAAAGAAGGCAAATACGCTAACCTGCGTCTGCCCTCCGGCGAAATGCGCCTGGTACTGCAAGAATGCCGGGCAACCGTTGGTCAGGTGGGTAACCTGGATCACGAAAACATTACCATTGGTAAAGCCGGTCGTAAGCGTCATCTGGGTATCAGACCTACCGTTCGTGGTAAGGTAATGAACCCTGTGGATCACCCCCATGGTGGTGGTGAAGGACGTAACCCCATCGGTCGGAACCCATCTACTCCTTGGGGTAAACTGGCAATGGGTGTTAAAACCCGCGGTCGCAAGAAAAGTGATCGCCTGATCGTCAAGCGTCGTAATCAGAAATAATTAAGGGGTCACAACACACCCGGCCCCGTGAGTATGGAACAAAGGGCATGATCCGGAAGGAGGTTCATAATGACTCGTTCTCTTAAAAAAGGACCGTTTATTGACGATCACCTTTTGAAGAAAGTAGAACAGATGAATGAGAAGGGCGAAAAGAAAGTCATTAAGACTTGGTCTCGCCGTTCCACCATCTTCCCGCAAATGATCGGTCATACAATTGCAGTTTATGATGGACGGAAGCATATTCCTGTATACGTAACTGAAGATATGGTCGGACATAAGTTGGGTGAATTCGCACCCACACGGACCTACAGGGGCCACGCTGGTTCCGAAAAGTCCACTTCGCTGAGATAACCACAAGAGGGGGCTAAACGATGGAAGCGAGAGCAATCGCCAAATTTATCCGCGTATCCCCGCGTAAAGCCCGCATGGTAGTAGATTTAATCAGAGGCAAAAAATTGGAAGAGGCTTTAGCAATCTTGCGCTATACTCCCAATAAAGCTGCTGAAGCTGTGACCAAAGTGGTCAAATCTGCTGCCGCTAACGCGGAACACAACTACGAAATGGATAAGGACGATTTAGTAATATCCCAAATTTTCGTAGATCAGGGCCCCACCCTGAAACGTGTTATGCCAAGAGCGATGGGACGTGCGGATATTATTAAAAGAAAAACCAGCCACATTACAGTGGTAGTGTCGGATAAAAAGGAGGGATAATTGCGTGGGCCAGAAGGTTAACCCCAAGGGTTTGCGAATTGGCATTATCAAGGATTGGGAAGGTAAATGGTTCGCTGATAAGCGCAATTACTCCAATTTACTGATCGAAGATGTAAAAATTCGCGAATTTATTAAGCGCAAGCTATACCAAGCTGGTATTGCCAAAACTCAAATTGAACGTGCTGCCAATCGTGTAAAGGTTTCCATTCATACTGCCAAACCCGGTATTGTTATTGGCCGCGGTGGTGCTGAGGTTGAAAGTTTAAGAAAAGAACTGGAAAAAATGACTGGCAAGCAAGTTCATGTCAATATCGTAGAAATTAAAACCCCGGATACAGATGCCCAGTTGGTGGCTGAAAACATTGCTGCCCAATTGGAAAAGCGGATTGCATTCCGTCGGGCTATGAAGCAAACTGTACAGCGCTCCCTCAGAATGGGTGCGAAGGGTATTAAAATTGCCTGCAGTGGACGTTTGGCCGGTGCTGAAATTGCTCGTACCGAATGGTACAGTGAAGGTAAAGTGCCTCTGCATACACTGCGCGCTGACATTGATTATGGTTTTGCCGAAGCTAACACAACCTACGGTAAAATTGGTGTAAAAGTTTGGATCTATAAAGGAGAAGTTTTGCCGGAAGCGAAAAAACCCGCAGCCGGACAAGGAGGCGAGTAACCGATGCTTATTCCGAAAAGGGTTAAATACCGTAAGCAGCACCGTCCCCGTGGCAACGGCGGCATGGCTAAAGGCGGTAGAGAGGTAAGTTTCGGTGAATACGGCATCCAGGCCCTAGAGGCCGGTTGGATTACAAACCGTCAAATCGAAGCTGCTCGTATTGCAATGACCCGTTATATTAAACGCGGTGGTAAGGTGTGGATCCGCATCTTCCCGGATAAGCCCATCACCCAAAAACCCGCTGAAACTCGTATGGGTTCCGGTAAGGGTGCTCCGGAACACTGGGTAGCCATTGTTAAGGCAGGTCGCGTTATGTTTGAAGTGGCCGGTGTCCCCGAAGCAACTGCTCGTGAGGCACTGCGTCTGGCTATGCACAAGCTACCCGTAAAATGTAAGTTTGTAAAACGTGGGGAAGTAGGTGAAGCCAATGAAGGTTAAAGAAATTAGAGAACTCACCGATGCTGAACTGGCTAAAAAGCTTTACGACTCCAAAGATGAGCTCTTTAAGCTAAGATTTCAGTTGGCCACCGGACAATTGGATAACCCCATGAAGATTAAAGAGGTTAAAAAGAAAATTGCCCGCTTAAAGACTATTGAAACTGAAAGAAAACTGGGCATTCGATAACAAGGTTGTAAATTGTCATCGACCAGGAAGGAGGTACGATGGTGGAGCAGCGTAATATGCGCAAGGTTCGTCAGGGTAGAGTTGTCAGTGACAAAATGGATAAGACCATTGTTGTTGCTGTTGAAGATCGTGTTCGTCACCCCCTTTATAACCGCACCATTCGTAAAACAAAGAAATTTAAAGCCCATGATGAAGAAAATAGCTGCCGTATTGGCGATATCGTCCGCATCATGGAAACCCGCCCGCTGTCCAAGGATAAGCGCTGGCGTGTGATCGAAATCCTGGAAAGGGCCGAACAGCTATAATATTTAGCTGTACCCGGTACGAAGGGAGGTTAATTCAGTGATTCAAGTTCAAACAACCTTGAAAGCTGCTGATAACACAGGAGCCCGTAAACTGATGTGCATCAAGGTATTGGGCGGATCCATGCGTCGTTATGCCAGCGTCGGAGATATTATTGTGTGCTCCGTTAAAGAAGCTACACCCGGCGGCGTTGTCAAAAAAGGCGATGTTGTTAAGTGCGTAATTGTTCGTACTGCCAAAGAAGTTCGTCGTGAAGATGGCTCTTACATCAAATTTGATGAAAATGCAGCCGTGATCATTAAAGAGGATAAAACCCCTCGGGGTACTCGTATCTTTGGACCCGTGGCCCGTGAGTTGCGTGAAAAAGACTTCATGAAAATTGTTTCCCTTGCACCGGAAGTTATATAGTGAGAGGGGACTTTTTACCAAGAGGTAAGAGTGGTAGGAGTGACTCTTACACAGGAGGTGTATGTACTACATGCCGAAAGTTCATGTTCGCAAGGGCGATACGGTACTGGTGATTACCGGTAAAGATGCCGGGAAAAAAGGTAAAGTATTGTCTGTAGAACCGGCCAAGAGCCGAGTTATTGTGGAAAAAGTAAATGTTGTTAAGCGTCATCGTAAGGCCACTCCCCAGATGCCTCAAGGAGGTATCGTGGAACAAGAGGCCCCCATCCATAGCTCTAATGTTATGCTGTTCTGCAATAAGTGCAACAAGCCTACCAGAATCAAGAAAAGAATTCTGGATAACGGCAACAAGGAACGAGTTTGCAAACATTGCGGAGAAACACTAAGCTAACAAGAGTGTCGGAAAGGAGGAGAGCACGTGGCAAGACTAAAGGAAAAATACCTGAACGAAGTTCTGCCGGCTATGATGCAAAAGTTCGGCTATAAGAATGTAATGCAGGTTCCCAAGGTGGAAAAAGTAGTCATCAATGTCGGGTTAGGCGAAGCTATTCAAAACTCAAAAGCTGTTGACGCCGCCGTAGGTGACCTAATGGCCATCACCGGGCAAAAACCCATTACCACCAAAGCCAAGAAATCAATTGCCGCCTTTAAATTACGGGCTGGCATGACCATTGGTGCTAAGGTAACCCTGCGTGGAGATCGGATGTATGAGTTTGTAGATAAACTCTTCAATATCGCACTGCCTCGGGTAAGAGATTTTCGTGGTGTTTCCGACAAGTCCTTTGATGGCCGTGGCAACTACACCCTGGGCTTGAAAGA
This region of Desulforamulus ferrireducens genomic DNA includes:
- the rplD gene encoding 50S ribosomal protein L4; amino-acid sequence: MPKVALYNISGQQVGEVELKDEVFGIEPHEAVLFDAVTMQLACQRQGTHDTKTRAEVRGGGRKPWRQKGTGRARVGSTRSPIWRKGGIVFGPHPRDYSYSLPKKVRRLALKSALSSKVLEQNIIVLDQLTLDAPKTKEMVSILNNLKVNKALVVTADRDLNVEKSARNIEGVKPLKAAGVNVYDLLKYPKLVITKDAVAKIEEVLA
- the rplV gene encoding 50S ribosomal protein L22; its protein translation is MEARAIAKFIRVSPRKARMVVDLIRGKKLEEALAILRYTPNKAAEAVTKVVKSAAANAEHNYEMDKDDLVISQIFVDQGPTLKRVMPRAMGRADIIKRKTSHITVVVSDKKEG
- the rpsJ gene encoding 30S ribosomal protein S10, whose amino-acid sequence is MKNQKIRIRLKAFDHQMLDQSATKIVDTAKRTGAQVAGPVPLPTEKSIYTILRSPHVNKDSREQFEMRVHKRLIDILEPTPKTVDALMRLDLPAGVDIEIKL
- the rplP gene encoding 50S ribosomal protein L16; this encodes MLIPKRVKYRKQHRPRGNGGMAKGGREVSFGEYGIQALEAGWITNRQIEAARIAMTRYIKRGGKVWIRIFPDKPITQKPAETRMGSGKGAPEHWVAIVKAGRVMFEVAGVPEATAREALRLAMHKLPVKCKFVKRGEVGEANEG
- the rplC gene encoding 50S ribosomal protein L3; amino-acid sequence: MPKGILGKKVGMTQIFTEAGIAIPVTVVEAGPCYVVQKKTPENDGYSAIQLGFGEKRENLLNKPTKGHLTKAGVRPVRFLREIKVENIDEYQVGQEIKADIFAQGEKVDVVGTSKGRGFAGGIKRHNFHRGPMAHGSKYHRRPGSSAAKGPARTFKGRKLPGHYGVDRVTVQNLEVVKVDAERNLLAIKGAVPGPRGGLLLVKNSVKAK
- the rplB gene encoding 50S ribosomal protein L2 — encoded protein: MAVKIYKPTSPGRRFVTVPDFSEITKSEPEKSLLEPLKKNGGRNAQGRLTVRHQGGGHKRMYRIIDFKRNKDGVPAKVAAIEYDPNRSARIALLHYVDGEKRYILAPVGLEVGMIIESGPESDIKVGNCLPLRNIPVGTMVHNIELYPGAGAQLVRSAGAAAQLMAKEGKYANLRLPSGEMRLVLQECRATVGQVGNLDHENITIGKAGRKRHLGIRPTVRGKVMNPVDHPHGGGEGRNPIGRNPSTPWGKLAMGVKTRGRKKSDRLIVKRRNQK
- the rplW gene encoding 50S ribosomal protein L23, producing MKNPRDILIKPVVTEKSTGLLAENKYTFIVDINANKTEIKKAVEDIFKVKVENVNTMRVKGKLKRVRQFTGRTPERKKAIVTLKDGDKIEIFEGL
- the rpsC gene encoding 30S ribosomal protein S3, whose protein sequence is MGQKVNPKGLRIGIIKDWEGKWFADKRNYSNLLIEDVKIREFIKRKLYQAGIAKTQIERAANRVKVSIHTAKPGIVIGRGGAEVESLRKELEKMTGKQVHVNIVEIKTPDTDAQLVAENIAAQLEKRIAFRRAMKQTVQRSLRMGAKGIKIACSGRLAGAEIARTEWYSEGKVPLHTLRADIDYGFAEANTTYGKIGVKVWIYKGEVLPEAKKPAAGQGGE
- the tuf gene encoding elongation factor Tu, with product MAKAKFERTKPHVNIGTIGHVDHGKTTLTAAITIVLSTIGGAAVRRYDEIDNAPEERERGITINTSHVEYETANRHYAHVDCPGHADYVKNMITGAAQMDGAILVVSAADGPMPQTREHILLSRQVGVPYIVVFLNKADMVDDPELLELVDMEVRELLNSYEFPGDDTPIVAGSGLKALECGCGKRECEWCGKIWELMDNVDKYIPTPERAVDKPFLMPVEDVFSITGRGTVATGRVERGQVKVQDEVEIVGLNDKPRKTVVTGVEMFRKLLDYAQAGDNIGTLLRGVDRKEIERGQVLAKPGSIKPHTKYSAEVYVLTKEEGGRHTPFFNGYRPQFYFRTTDVTGVVQLPEGVEMVMPGDNIKVDVDLITPIAIEEGLRFAIREGGRTVGAGVVTGIRE
- the rpsS gene encoding 30S ribosomal protein S19, with the translated sequence MTRSLKKGPFIDDHLLKKVEQMNEKGEKKVIKTWSRRSTIFPQMIGHTIAVYDGRKHIPVYVTEDMVGHKLGEFAPTRTYRGHAGSEKSTSLR